The genomic interval GCTTTCTTCTCATTAACATAAAATTTTCCAAAACCGCTTATTAGAATATCGTCTCCGCTTTCCATTGTTTGTTTTATTATTTCAAGTAAGCCTTCAACCATATCATTGCAGTTCTGTCTTGAAAAACCGAAGTTTGAGCATTTTGCATAAACAGCTTCGAGTATTTGAGTTTTGGTAAGTCATGAATAAAGAAATTCCTTTTATTAAGGTTATTTGTTAATTTTTATATAGAATTTTTAATAATAAAAGTCTATCATGTCATTATTAAAAATTACAACAAAAACAGATATTAACAAAAGGTAGCTAAAAATTAGAATTTAGACAAAAAGCTTCGATTTTCTTAATTAAATTTTAGAAAAAACCGATTTTTATTAAAATAGACCATTAAATAAAAGGGGGAAATATGGAAATAACAAGTGCAAACAACAGCATGAGTCAACTTCAGGCTCCTAACAATAACAATATTACT from Desulfobacterales bacterium carries:
- a CDS encoding integration host factor subunit alpha; the encoded protein is MLEAVYAKCSNFGFSRQNCNDMVEGLLEIIKQTMESGDDILISGFGKFYVNEKKARKGRNPSTGDAMILKKRRVVTFKCSSKLREKIMLREK